Proteins encoded by one window of Dioscorea cayenensis subsp. rotundata cultivar TDr96_F1 chromosome 6, TDr96_F1_v2_PseudoChromosome.rev07_lg8_w22 25.fasta, whole genome shotgun sequence:
- the LOC120263688 gene encoding uncharacterized protein LOC120263688 yields the protein MTMASNGGLPFKVGQQAELITFEEGFRGAWFRCKIHDIRFQGDQTECLLEFFDFPDEDGYIDAQRESRTMLMLRPSFPPFYHQSQLPGSFPESDVVAIVHDTWKVGDLVDWSFDGCYWSGAITDVLEHGKVKVKLHEPPAGEGKSYDAFVKDLRPSLRWFPEQGWTEPITEHCARWFDHLVEEFPDMLVCAQHESVAAMYAEVW from the exons ATGACCATGGCTTCCAATGGTGGCCTACCTTTCAAAGTTGGACAACAAGCTGAGTTGATAACGTTTGAAGAGGGGTTTCGCGGTGCATGGTTCCGCTGTAAG ATACATGACATTAGATTCCAAGGTGATCAGACTGAATGTTTGTTGGAATTCTTTGACTTTCCAGATGAGG ATGGGTATATTGATGCTCAAAGAGAGAGTAGAACGATGCTTATGTTGCGGCCATCCTTTCCTCCATTCTATCACCAAAGTCAACTGCCTGGCTCTTTTCCTGAATCTGATGTGGTAGCAATTGTCCATGACACTTGGAAGGTGGGTGATTTGGTTGATTGGTCGTTTGATGGTTGTTACTGGTCTGGAGCAATAACTGATGTACTTGAGCATGGTAAAGTCAAG GTGAAGTTACATGAGCCACCTGCCGGAGAAGGAAAATCATACGATGCTTTTGTCAAGGACTTAAGGCCATCTTTGAGATGGTTTCCTGAACAAGGCTGGACAGAACCGATAACA GAACATTGCGCTCGGTGGTTCGATCATTTAGTAGAAGAG TTTCCTGATATGCTCGTTTGCGCTCAGCATGAATCAGTAGCTGCAATGTATGCAGAAGTCTGGTAA